One genomic window of Methanosarcina acetivorans C2A includes the following:
- the tuf gene encoding translation elongation factor EF-1 subunit alpha, with protein sequence MAADKPHMNLAVIGHIDHGKSTLVGRLMYEAGAVPAHIIEKYKEEAKQKGKESFAFAWVMDSLKEERERGITIDIAHKRFDTPKYYFTVVDCPGHRDFVKNMITGASQADAAILVVAAPDGVMAQTKEHIFLSRTLGINQLIIAINKMDAVEYSEAKYKEVVEQVSGLLKMIGFKPANIPFIPTSAFMGDNITKLSEKTPWYKGPVIMQALDELKEPEKPSTLPLRIPVEDAYTISGIGTVPVGRVETGVMKKGDKVIFMPGGAGGEVKSIEMHHEEIPQAYPGDNIGWNVRGIGKNDVRRGDVCGHTDNPPKVADEFVGQIVVLQHPSAITAGYTPVFHAHTSQIACQLISLDKKLDPKTGQVKEEHPTFIKAGDAAIVTIKPTKPMVIEPVKEIPQLGRFAIRDMGMTIAAGMCMSVKQK encoded by the coding sequence ATGGCAGCAGACAAACCGCACATGAATTTAGCAGTGATCGGTCACATTGACCATGGAAAATCAACCCTTGTAGGACGTTTAATGTACGAAGCTGGAGCAGTGCCGGCTCACATTATCGAGAAATATAAGGAAGAAGCAAAGCAGAAGGGTAAGGAATCCTTCGCTTTCGCATGGGTTATGGACTCCCTTAAGGAAGAGCGTGAAAGAGGTATCACAATTGATATCGCTCATAAGAGATTTGACACACCAAAATACTACTTTACAGTCGTGGACTGCCCGGGCCACCGTGACTTCGTCAAGAACATGATCACAGGGGCCTCACAGGCAGACGCAGCAATCCTCGTCGTTGCAGCCCCTGACGGTGTCATGGCCCAGACCAAGGAACATATATTCCTTTCCAGGACCCTCGGTATCAACCAGCTGATCATCGCAATCAACAAGATGGACGCAGTCGAATACAGCGAAGCAAAGTACAAGGAAGTTGTCGAACAGGTATCCGGCCTCCTTAAGATGATCGGGTTCAAGCCAGCCAATATCCCCTTCATTCCTACCTCTGCATTTATGGGAGACAACATCACCAAGCTCAGTGAGAAGACACCCTGGTACAAGGGTCCCGTAATCATGCAGGCACTTGATGAGCTTAAGGAACCGGAAAAACCATCCACTCTCCCTCTCAGAATCCCTGTCGAAGACGCATACACAATCTCCGGTATCGGAACTGTCCCTGTAGGCAGAGTTGAAACCGGCGTAATGAAGAAGGGTGACAAAGTAATCTTCATGCCCGGCGGAGCCGGCGGTGAAGTAAAGTCCATTGAAATGCACCACGAAGAAATTCCACAGGCCTACCCCGGAGACAACATCGGGTGGAACGTCCGCGGTATTGGCAAGAACGACGTCCGCAGAGGAGACGTCTGTGGTCATACTGACAACCCGCCAAAGGTTGCTGACGAATTCGTAGGACAGATCGTGGTTCTCCAGCACCCCTCCGCAATCACTGCAGGGTACACACCTGTTTTCCACGCCCACACCTCCCAGATCGCATGCCAGCTGATCTCTCTAGACAAGAAGCTGGACCCGAAGACCGGGCAGGTTAAGGAAGAACACCCGACCTTCATTAAGGCCGGAGATGCAGCAATCGTTACCATCAAACCGACAAAACCGATGGTTATCGAGCCCGTAAAAGAAATTCCACAGCTCGGCAGGTTCGCTATCCGCGATATGGGTATGACAATTGCCGCAGGCATGTGCATGAGTGTTAAGCAGAAATAA
- the rpsJ gene encoding 30S ribosomal protein S10 has protein sequence MQKARIRLSGISPKDLDGVCNQVKSIAERTGVNISGPVPLPTKKLVVPTRKSPSGDGTATWDHWEMRVHKRLIDIAADERALRQLMRIQVPKDINIEIVLEG, from the coding sequence ATGCAAAAAGCTAGAATCAGATTGTCAGGCATCAGTCCCAAGGATCTGGACGGGGTCTGCAACCAGGTAAAGTCAATTGCGGAAAGGACAGGAGTAAACATTTCAGGGCCTGTTCCGCTGCCCACAAAGAAGCTGGTCGTTCCTACAAGGAAGAGTCCGAGCGGTGATGGGACTGCAACCTGGGACCACTGGGAAATGCGCGTACACAAGAGGCTCATCGACATCGCAGCCGATGAAAGAGCCCTCCGCCAGCTCATGAGAATCCAGGTCCCAAAAGATATAAACATCGAGATCGTGCTCGAAGGATAA
- a CDS encoding class I SAM-dependent methyltransferase, translating to MIYPDELAVITSKFELELSETDRNKVHENVSTVSGRDFFMSIFEGLKMKDKILEYWDFRSSDYHTEYAHCMDEEMDVWKSVFSEILLTDKKVRAVEVGTGPGILAISLAAMGHDVTGVDLSENMLEKAAANAREKGVNVLLMRGDAEDIPLKDGEYDFVLSKYLLWTLPQPDKFLGECCRLLKDGGIMMIIDGLWFHNPDGTEKKSSRYERFDELYGDVKPNLPFAKENTPERIADLAESHGFEDLTWRFLDDYDAFLERNDPSGHAAAYIKPPHMILAKKKVRNS from the coding sequence GTGATTTATCCAGATGAGCTGGCAGTAATTACATCAAAATTTGAGCTTGAATTATCTGAGACAGATAGAAATAAAGTGCATGAAAATGTATCAACTGTTTCGGGTAGAGACTTTTTTATGTCAATTTTTGAGGGACTGAAAATGAAAGATAAAATATTAGAATACTGGGACTTCAGAAGTTCTGATTATCACACAGAATATGCTCACTGTATGGATGAGGAAATGGATGTCTGGAAATCCGTTTTTTCTGAAATTCTGCTAACGGATAAAAAAGTCCGTGCAGTGGAAGTTGGAACAGGTCCCGGGATTCTTGCCATCTCCCTTGCTGCCATGGGACACGATGTAACAGGTGTTGATTTGTCCGAAAATATGCTTGAAAAAGCAGCTGCAAATGCCCGAGAAAAAGGAGTAAATGTTTTGTTAATGCGGGGAGATGCAGAAGATATTCCTCTAAAAGATGGGGAGTATGATTTCGTTTTGAGCAAGTATCTTCTCTGGACTCTGCCCCAGCCGGATAAATTTCTGGGTGAGTGTTGCCGGCTTTTAAAAGACGGAGGCATTATGATGATAATTGATGGTTTGTGGTTCCATAATCCGGATGGAACAGAGAAAAAAAGTAGTCGTTACGAACGATTTGATGAGCTGTATGGTGATGTTAAACCTAATCTGCCCTTTGCGAAAGAAAATACTCCCGAGAGGATAGCTGACCTCGCAGAATCTCACGGATTTGAGGATTTAACATGGAGGTTTTTGGACGATTATGATGCGTTTTTGGAACGAAACGATCCTTCCGGTCATGCAGCTGCGTATATCAAGCCTCCGCATATGATTCTTGCAAAGAAAAAAGTTAGAAATAGCTGA
- a CDS encoding ABC transporter substrate-binding protein: MALRMELSFACTAIIFVAIIICSGCVQTEGSEEKILHVALTTGPDTGGSLDPSISWEGWPMRRTGIYETLFSYDENMTLQPELATDYKQLNETAWKIQLRRNVSFHDGTVMDADTVIYSINRVLAPSNSRSSEYSFIKNIYKTDDYAIVLETNEPYAPTILMFTDTIMSIVSPNASDLDKEPVGTGPYMFVSFEPGSSIELVKNPVYWGEEPKIDRIIIQYSKDAAARTLLLRSGDVDLTRDILQSEYQNLEADPDIEILSRETLRTYFMYINEGKAPFDDVRVRQALNYALDRQEIVDTALEGVAGSPATGIFPDIMPWSANYKIEAYEYNPEKALELLAEAGIKPGSDGRLYYNGEPFTIEIQTYTKQAAHQPMAEVIATQFEKISIPVTIKIAETNSISADAVAGNYDLALYSWGVAPVGDPDYFVSSHFLSTGTYASNWLRYSNPQVDEWILEARAETDKEKRTELYDMIQEQVQNDAVLVCIAYKKEIDGGSPDLKGFEIYPNEYTFLTNEMELA; encoded by the coding sequence ATGGCTTTGAGGATGGAGTTATCGTTTGCCTGTACTGCAATTATTTTTGTTGCAATAATCATCTGTTCGGGTTGTGTTCAGACAGAGGGTTCTGAAGAAAAAATTCTTCACGTAGCTCTCACGACCGGCCCTGATACAGGAGGAAGCCTTGATCCTTCCATTTCATGGGAAGGCTGGCCCATGCGAAGAACCGGAATCTATGAGACACTCTTTTCTTACGACGAAAACATGACGCTCCAGCCTGAACTTGCAACAGACTATAAGCAGCTAAATGAGACAGCATGGAAAATTCAGCTCCGCAGGAATGTAAGCTTCCATGATGGGACCGTAATGGACGCAGATACCGTGATATATTCCATCAACAGAGTTCTTGCTCCTTCAAACAGCAGGTCATCGGAATACTCTTTTATCAAAAACATCTACAAAACCGATGACTACGCAATCGTTTTGGAAACAAATGAACCATACGCGCCAACGATTCTCATGTTCACGGACACTATCATGTCAATTGTAAGTCCCAACGCCAGTGACCTCGACAAAGAGCCGGTCGGAACAGGTCCGTACATGTTTGTATCATTCGAACCTGGCTCCAGTATAGAACTGGTAAAGAATCCTGTTTACTGGGGTGAGGAACCAAAAATCGACCGGATAATTATCCAGTACAGTAAAGACGCCGCAGCTCGAACTCTTTTGCTCAGATCAGGCGATGTTGACCTTACAAGAGATATCCTGCAAAGCGAATACCAAAACCTTGAAGCTGATCCTGATATTGAGATCTTATCCAGAGAAACGCTTCGAACCTACTTTATGTATATTAACGAAGGAAAAGCTCCATTCGACGATGTAAGAGTTCGCCAGGCGCTTAATTATGCTCTTGACCGCCAGGAAATCGTTGACACAGCCCTCGAAGGCGTTGCAGGCTCTCCGGCAACCGGAATATTCCCGGACATCATGCCCTGGAGTGCGAATTACAAGATTGAAGCTTACGAATATAACCCTGAAAAAGCTCTGGAACTCCTTGCTGAAGCGGGAATCAAACCGGGAAGTGATGGGAGGCTCTATTACAACGGAGAGCCGTTCACAATTGAAATCCAGACCTATACAAAACAGGCAGCACACCAGCCAATGGCAGAAGTAATTGCCACCCAGTTTGAAAAAATAAGCATCCCCGTTACGATAAAAATTGCCGAAACAAACTCAATTAGTGCCGATGCAGTAGCCGGAAACTATGACCTTGCACTCTATTCCTGGGGAGTTGCACCTGTAGGAGATCCTGACTACTTCGTGTCCAGCCACTTCCTTTCAACCGGTACCTACGCGTCTAACTGGCTCCGTTATTCGAATCCCCAGGTTGACGAATGGATTCTTGAAGCAAGGGCCGAAACAGACAAAGAAAAACGTACAGAACTCTATGACATGATTCAGGAACAGGTCCAGAATGACGCGGTACTTGTCTGTATTGCATACAAGAAAGAAATTGACGGGGGCTCGCCCGACCTCAAAGGTTTTGAAATTTATCCGAACGAATACACGTTCCTTACAAACGAAATGGAACTTGCCTGA
- a CDS encoding class I SAM-dependent methyltransferase: MKDKITAHWNKRSPSYRKMYRDHLDEEILLMKNLFSEKLPAGKKLSVLDIGTGPGIQAFVFAELGHNVTALDISKEMLAGAKEGARNRNLLIRFVEGDGENLPFEACTFDIIVNMHLLWTLTDHDKFFSECKRVLVPGGRILAIDGQWFQQEYVSDGNNNPEERTHEELIEYLPLYKSNSPEMIAGLMENNGFSDVSWKALPEYAEYMKRCDPEGHDYLSVPYLATGVKY, translated from the coding sequence ATGAAAGACAAAATTACAGCACACTGGAATAAAAGAAGTCCAAGTTACCGTAAAATGTATCGTGACCACCTTGATGAAGAGATTCTCCTTATGAAAAACCTCTTTTCAGAGAAATTGCCTGCAGGTAAAAAACTCAGTGTCCTTGATATCGGAACTGGACCTGGAATCCAGGCCTTTGTTTTCGCCGAGCTGGGACACAATGTTACGGCCCTCGACATCTCAAAAGAGATGCTTGCAGGGGCAAAAGAAGGGGCAAGGAACCGTAATTTGTTAATCAGGTTTGTTGAAGGGGACGGAGAGAACCTGCCTTTTGAAGCCTGTACGTTTGATATTATTGTAAACATGCATCTTCTCTGGACGCTCACGGATCACGACAAATTCTTCAGTGAATGCAAAAGAGTCCTGGTTCCCGGAGGCAGGATTCTTGCGATTGACGGGCAATGGTTCCAGCAAGAATACGTTTCAGACGGAAATAATAACCCTGAAGAAAGAACTCACGAGGAGTTAATCGAGTATCTTCCGCTTTACAAAAGCAACTCGCCTGAAATGATTGCAGGCCTCATGGAAAATAACGGGTTTTCGGATGTCTCCTGGAAAGCTCTTCCCGAGTATGCCGAGTATATGAAAAGATGCGATCCGGAAGGTCATGACTATTTATCTGTTCCATACCTTGCCACCGGAGTAAAATATTGA
- a CDS encoding ABC transporter permease encodes MLKEYFIRRALYLFPVLIFISFMSFSLIYIAPGDPAEIMMTSPSGGYDEAAVEAFRIAHGLDQPFYIQYLNWLKAAAVGDFGYSYMSEQPVFETVLNAFKNTLTLSVLALAIALFISIPFGVVSALKHNTIVDDACRFGALLGVSMPNFWQAYLVIILFSVIIHWFPASGFGHGTDISYMILPATVLGTGSAAVMMRMIRSSMLEVMGKEYIQTARGKGLSEQIVVFRHALKNALVPVITVVGLSIGFLLNGSVVVETIFGWAGIGNLVVDSILSHDYMMVQGTVLFVAVIFLLINFFVDLFYVWANPEIRYDRNS; translated from the coding sequence ATGCTAAAAGAGTATTTCATCCGTCGGGCCCTATATCTCTTCCCGGTTCTCATATTTATCTCATTTATGAGTTTCTCACTCATCTACATCGCTCCGGGTGACCCGGCAGAGATTATGATGACTAGTCCCTCGGGGGGGTATGATGAAGCAGCTGTTGAAGCGTTCCGCATAGCCCACGGGCTTGACCAGCCGTTTTACATCCAGTATCTGAACTGGCTCAAAGCCGCAGCTGTCGGAGACTTTGGTTACTCGTACATGAGCGAACAGCCGGTGTTTGAAACTGTTCTGAATGCATTCAAAAATACACTGACACTTTCCGTTCTTGCCCTTGCAATTGCTCTTTTTATCTCCATTCCCTTTGGCGTCGTATCAGCTCTGAAACATAACACTATTGTTGATGACGCCTGCCGCTTTGGCGCTCTTCTCGGAGTGTCCATGCCAAACTTCTGGCAGGCCTATCTGGTGATAATTCTCTTCTCGGTAATAATTCACTGGTTCCCGGCATCCGGATTCGGTCACGGGACAGACATCAGCTACATGATCCTGCCGGCGACCGTTCTTGGGACAGGATCGGCGGCGGTGATGATGCGAATGATCCGTTCAAGCATGCTGGAAGTCATGGGAAAGGAATATATCCAGACTGCACGCGGAAAAGGGCTTTCTGAACAAATCGTTGTCTTCAGGCATGCATTGAAAAACGCGCTTGTTCCGGTTATCACAGTGGTCGGGCTGTCGATTGGTTTTCTCTTAAACGGCTCGGTTGTTGTTGAGACAATTTTCGGATGGGCGGGTATTGGAAATCTTGTGGTGGACTCGATTCTTTCCCATGATTATATGATGGTACAGGGCACGGTGCTCTTTGTTGCCGTTATTTTTCTTTTGATCAACTTCTTTGTAGACTTATTCTATGTTTGGGCAAACCCGGAGATACGCTATGATCGAAATTCTTAA
- a CDS encoding ABC transporter substrate-binding protein produces MMKFNVQKTKISFPAVAVILIVALLCSGCAETEGTEEKVLRVVFNEGPDTGGSLDPANGWTGWYVHQAGIYETLFYYDADMNLMPKLATGYKQLNDTEWEIQLREDVSFHDGTKMNADAVLFSLNRVLDPTNSRSSEYSFIKEVRKNGEYTIVIETNDVYAPLIASLVDPIMSIVSPSIVDADKEPIGTGPFKFVSFEPSTSLEIEKNPDYWGGDVKVDRILIQYNKDSTARTLMIKSGDVDIARDPLQSDYSALQANPDINVISRETLRTYFLFVNGGKAPFDDVRVRQALSYAINRQEIVDTALEGVSGIPATGIFTNTMPWNAKDQIEAYEYNPEKALELFEEAGITKGTDGKLYYNGEPFTIEIQTYTKRAALQPSAEILASQLEDIGIISTVTILDSSALTANAVAGTYDFSLAAWSTAPTGDPDYFLSLHYLSTGNYAANWLRYSNPQVDELILEARKETDEERRAELYDEIQIQIQEDAAILPVFYANEIYALSSDVEGFVMYPNEYTIITKDIGFV; encoded by the coding sequence ATGATGAAATTCAACGTACAAAAAACAAAAATCTCTTTCCCGGCAGTTGCAGTAATTTTGATTGTGGCGTTGCTCTGTTCAGGATGTGCTGAGACTGAGGGGACTGAAGAAAAAGTTCTCCGCGTAGTTTTTAATGAAGGTCCCGATACCGGAGGCAGTCTTGATCCTGCCAACGGCTGGACAGGGTGGTATGTCCATCAGGCAGGCATCTATGAAACACTGTTCTATTATGATGCGGACATGAATCTCATGCCCAAACTTGCAACCGGCTACAAACAGTTAAATGATACAGAATGGGAAATCCAGCTCCGTGAGGATGTAAGCTTCCATGACGGAACAAAGATGAATGCGGATGCAGTTCTCTTTTCGCTGAACAGAGTACTTGACCCGACAAACAGCAGATCATCCGAGTACTCCTTCATCAAAGAAGTACGAAAAAACGGCGAGTACACCATTGTCATCGAAACTAATGACGTTTATGCTCCATTGATAGCGTCCCTTGTAGACCCGATAATGTCGATCGTTAGCCCCAGCATTGTTGACGCAGACAAAGAGCCGATCGGGACCGGTCCCTTCAAGTTTGTTTCCTTTGAACCAAGTACAAGCCTTGAAATAGAAAAGAACCCTGATTACTGGGGCGGTGATGTCAAAGTTGACCGTATACTTATTCAGTACAACAAAGACAGCACTGCCAGAACCCTGATGATAAAATCAGGAGATGTCGACATTGCCAGAGATCCTCTCCAGAGCGACTATTCGGCACTTCAGGCCAATCCTGATATAAACGTCATTTCCAGAGAAACCCTGCGTACGTACTTCCTGTTTGTAAATGGTGGCAAAGCCCCATTTGACGATGTCAGAGTCCGCCAGGCCCTCTCCTATGCAATCAACCGCCAGGAAATCGTGGATACGGCACTTGAAGGGGTTTCCGGCATTCCGGCAACCGGCATATTCACAAATACCATGCCCTGGAACGCAAAAGACCAGATCGAAGCCTATGAATATAACCCTGAAAAAGCTCTGGAACTCTTCGAAGAAGCGGGAATCACGAAAGGCACAGATGGCAAACTCTACTACAACGGGGAGCCGTTTACCATTGAAATCCAGACCTACACAAAACGTGCAGCTCTTCAGCCGAGTGCGGAAATCCTCGCCTCACAGCTGGAAGATATAGGCATTATCTCGACTGTGACAATTCTGGATAGTTCTGCCCTTACAGCAAACGCTGTTGCAGGAACGTATGACTTTTCACTTGCTGCGTGGAGTACGGCACCGACAGGTGATCCTGATTACTTCCTCTCGCTTCATTATCTCTCAACCGGGAATTACGCAGCCAACTGGCTTCGCTATTCTAACCCTCAGGTCGATGAATTGATTCTTGAAGCAAGGAAAGAGACGGACGAAGAGAGACGCGCGGAGCTATATGACGAAATCCAGATACAGATTCAGGAAGATGCAGCAATACTGCCCGTCTTCTATGCCAACGAAATCTATGCACTGTCATCAGATGTTGAAGGTTTTGTAATGTATCCAAACGAGTACACAATCATCACCAAAGATATCGGATTTGTATAA
- a CDS encoding HAD family hydrolase: protein MMVFFDIDGTLLDHKSAEFSGVELFYQNYHSFFEIDFNEFYSIWCELAEKHFQRYLAKKCSFEEQRIERIKELYLIRNINLSNEEALKVFDYYLFNYESSWKPYDDVIPCLKKLSNLKKGIISNGDLGQQKLKLSKMGISRYFVDIIVAGEFHVAKPCTEIFEIACKRNGEEPEKCFYVGDAIETDIIPCEKIGMKGIWINRGNKTFPNKNIKSILSLEELVNVLYEDMPQLLDY, encoded by the coding sequence ATGATGGTTTTTTTTGACATAGACGGTACCCTATTGGATCATAAAAGTGCGGAATTTTCTGGAGTTGAATTATTTTACCAGAATTATCATAGTTTTTTCGAAATAGATTTTAATGAATTTTATTCTATTTGGTGTGAATTAGCAGAAAAACACTTTCAAAGATATTTAGCCAAAAAATGTTCTTTTGAAGAGCAGCGCATTGAACGAATTAAAGAACTTTATTTAATACGAAATATTAACCTCTCAAATGAAGAGGCACTTAAAGTATTTGATTACTATTTATTCAATTATGAATCAAGCTGGAAACCCTATGATGATGTGATTCCCTGCTTGAAAAAACTTTCAAATTTAAAAAAGGGTATTATAAGTAATGGTGATCTAGGGCAACAAAAGCTAAAGCTGAGTAAAATGGGAATTTCCCGTTACTTTGTTGATATCATAGTAGCAGGAGAATTTCATGTTGCAAAACCCTGTACGGAAATATTTGAAATTGCATGTAAAAGGAATGGTGAAGAACCAGAAAAGTGCTTTTATGTTGGAGATGCTATTGAAACTGACATTATACCATGTGAGAAAATTGGAATGAAAGGCATATGGATTAACAGAGGCAATAAAACTTTCCCAAATAAGAACATTAAAAGTATCCTCTCATTAGAAGAACTTGTCAATGTATTGTACGAGGATATGCCGCAGCTATTGGACTATTGA
- a CDS encoding elongation factor EF-2, producing the protein MGRRKKMVERVTTLMNDPQRIRNIGIVAHIDHGKTTLSDNLLAGAGMISKELAGKQLFMDSDEEEQARGITIDSSNVSMVHTFDNEDYLINLIDTPGHVDFGGDVTRAMRAVDGAVVVVDAVEGTMPQTETVLRQALREHVRPVLFVNKVDRLINELQVDSQEMQIRLGKVIDHVNKLIKNMNPEKFKAGWKVDAAAGTVAFGSALYNWAISVPMMKKTGVSFKDVYDYCKAGDMKSLAEKCPLHEAVLDMVIHFLPNPIEAQKGRVKVIWHGDENTEIGKAMTHANAEGDLAFMVTDISVDPHAGEVATGRLFSGSLTRGMEVFTSGSARKSRVQQVGIFMGPERLEVDKIPAGNIAAVTGLKEAIVGSTVTTLDGMTPFESIRHVSEPVVTVAVEAKHTKDLPKLIEVLRQVAKEDPTLQITLDEETGEHLMAGMGELHLEVIAHRIERDKNVEITTSKPIVVYRETIKKKTEPIEGKSPNRHNRFYIYAEPLDTEIVSAIKEGEVSMNLPELERRQKLIDLGMEKEEAKGIVGIFNSNIFIDMTKGIQYLNETMELVLDGFEEVMRAGPLTREPVANVKCVLVDAKLHEDAIHRGPAQIIPAARQAIQAGMLMAEDSLLEPYQKVFVQVPQLLMGGATKELQGRRGIILNMTTEGDLAIIEARVPVAEMFGFAGEIRSATEGRAMWSTEFGGFDVVPSSILNDIVGQIRERKGLKKELPKASDFLSM; encoded by the coding sequence ATGGGACGAAGAAAGAAAATGGTCGAGCGTGTGACAACGCTCATGAATGATCCGCAAAGGATCAGAAATATCGGAATTGTTGCACACATTGACCACGGGAAGACCACATTATCGGACAACCTGTTAGCAGGCGCAGGCATGATTTCCAAGGAACTTGCCGGAAAACAGCTTTTCATGGACTCCGATGAAGAGGAACAGGCAAGAGGTATTACAATTGATTCCTCCAACGTTTCCATGGTTCACACATTTGACAATGAAGACTACCTGATCAACCTTATCGACACCCCCGGACACGTTGATTTCGGTGGAGACGTTACCCGTGCCATGAGAGCAGTAGACGGTGCGGTAGTAGTAGTTGACGCAGTAGAAGGCACAATGCCCCAGACCGAGACTGTGCTGAGGCAGGCTCTCAGGGAACATGTCAGACCCGTACTTTTCGTTAACAAGGTAGACAGGCTTATCAATGAGCTACAGGTCGATTCTCAGGAAATGCAGATCCGCCTGGGAAAGGTCATCGACCACGTGAACAAGCTCATCAAGAACATGAACCCGGAGAAGTTCAAAGCAGGCTGGAAAGTCGATGCAGCAGCCGGAACCGTAGCATTCGGGTCAGCTCTTTACAACTGGGCAATCAGTGTGCCTATGATGAAGAAGACCGGGGTTTCATTTAAGGACGTATACGATTACTGTAAAGCCGGTGACATGAAGTCCCTGGCAGAAAAGTGCCCTCTGCACGAAGCTGTTCTTGACATGGTTATTCACTTCCTGCCAAACCCGATCGAAGCTCAGAAAGGCAGGGTAAAGGTCATCTGGCACGGCGATGAAAACACCGAAATCGGAAAGGCCATGACCCACGCAAATGCAGAGGGAGACCTTGCATTCATGGTAACGGACATCTCCGTTGATCCCCACGCAGGAGAAGTTGCAACAGGCAGACTGTTCAGCGGTTCTCTTACCCGCGGTATGGAAGTTTTCACCTCAGGAAGTGCAAGGAAGAGCAGGGTCCAGCAGGTCGGGATCTTCATGGGTCCGGAAAGGCTTGAAGTGGACAAGATCCCTGCAGGAAACATTGCCGCAGTTACCGGTTTAAAGGAAGCAATCGTCGGGTCCACCGTAACCACTCTTGATGGCATGACTCCTTTCGAAAGCATCAGGCACGTAAGCGAACCTGTGGTGACTGTGGCTGTGGAAGCAAAGCACACCAAAGACCTTCCCAAACTTATTGAGGTTCTAAGGCAGGTCGCAAAGGAAGACCCGACCCTCCAGATTACCCTGGACGAGGAAACCGGGGAACACCTGATGGCAGGTATGGGAGAACTTCACCTCGAAGTTATCGCTCACAGGATAGAAAGGGACAAGAACGTGGAGATCACCACGAGCAAGCCGATTGTCGTTTACAGGGAAACGATTAAGAAGAAAACCGAACCCATTGAAGGGAAGTCCCCGAACAGGCACAACAGATTCTATATCTACGCTGAGCCCCTTGACACCGAGATTGTTAGTGCGATCAAGGAAGGGGAAGTCAGCATGAACCTGCCTGAACTTGAGAGGAGGCAGAAGCTCATAGATCTCGGCATGGAAAAAGAAGAGGCAAAAGGCATTGTTGGCATCTTCAACTCCAATATCTTCATCGACATGACCAAAGGTATCCAGTACCTCAATGAGACAATGGAACTTGTGCTCGATGGGTTTGAAGAAGTCATGCGTGCAGGTCCGCTTACCAGAGAACCTGTAGCAAACGTGAAGTGCGTGCTCGTAGACGCAAAACTCCACGAAGACGCAATCCACAGAGGTCCGGCTCAGATAATTCCTGCAGCAAGGCAGGCAATCCAGGCAGGAATGCTTATGGCAGAAGACAGTCTGCTTGAGCCTTACCAGAAGGTCTTTGTCCAGGTACCTCAGCTCTTAATGGGTGGTGCAACAAAGGAACTTCAGGGCCGCCGTGGAATTATCCTTAACATGACTACGGAAGGGGACCTGGCAATTATCGAGGCCAGGGTACCTGTGGCCGAGATGTTCGGATTTGCCGGAGAGATCAGATCCGCAACCGAAGGGCGTGCCATGTGGAGCACGGAGTTCGGAGGCTTTGACGTTGTGCCGTCAAGCATCCTGAACGACATCGTTGGCCAGATAAGAGAAAGGAAGGGCCTGAAGAAGGAACTGCCAAAAGCTTCTGACTTCCTTTCAATGTAA
- a CDS encoding 30S ribosomal protein S7, whose protein sequence is MIFLYKIFGKWDPTEVEVKDLGIKRYVSLTPVIVPHSSGKHARQQFNKSEISIVERLANNLMRTETNTGKKQVTLRAVEEAFDIVNKKTKQNPIQVLVDAIANAGPREEVVRLKYGGISVPKAVDTAPQRRVDTALRYISMGTNAAAFKSKRSVAECLATELIGAANRDTKSFSINRKDAKERVAKAAR, encoded by the coding sequence ATGATTTTTTTGTACAAAATTTTTGGCAAATGGGACCCGACGGAAGTAGAGGTAAAAGACCTCGGAATTAAGCGCTATGTCAGCCTTACCCCTGTAATTGTGCCTCACAGCAGCGGGAAACATGCCAGGCAGCAGTTCAACAAATCCGAGATTTCAATTGTAGAGCGCCTTGCAAACAACCTCATGAGGACAGAAACCAACACCGGGAAGAAGCAGGTAACTCTCCGTGCAGTTGAAGAAGCTTTCGACATTGTGAACAAGAAGACAAAACAGAACCCGATTCAGGTTCTTGTGGATGCCATTGCCAATGCAGGCCCGAGAGAAGAAGTGGTCAGGCTTAAGTACGGCGGGATCTCCGTACCAAAAGCAGTTGACACTGCACCTCAGAGGCGCGTTGACACTGCCCTGCGCTACATCAGTATGGGAACAAACGCCGCAGCCTTCAAATCCAAGCGCTCTGTCGCAGAATGTCTGGCAACCGAACTTATAGGTGCAGCAAACCGCGATACCAAATCCTTCTCCATCAACAGAAAGGATGCAAAGGAAAGAGTTGCGAAGGCAGCACGCTAA